From Streptomyces griseorubiginosus, one genomic window encodes:
- a CDS encoding autotransporter, translating to MRSQTQKTAAAVGALVALLASASPARAAGPRDVTADVLAGRNVTLTGDTVVTVPAGTTTYDGVFSGRGTLTVRGTGTLVLTRDSDFTLPASRQRVRILGGNHPYVTTTAADPPAVTVERGATLQYGNGGTTGLIGHFPYGTPAFRLNQDNIRVDGTLRLSLKSAYNLGTVSGSGLITQPRFLWGTWDLTSGPFSGVIDNGTQANAGRPEYATSLPNVRKVLNQGTWTVDTPLGETVTQRMDFYQREYGSDINVQSRPGGKVILTGQYSWSDRGGDTNPSLSDPALNWTPATKNVNKRGTNIKGANVQWGDGTTARIFMPGTAKTVYINLLAARSRSLLTFDYDGPVTLGAPIGGGRFHDTLSAPGAGDVVIKGTKGNDVTFAAVQYYDGSTTVQKNAVLRLGSGRPGGDGGLYTGGALYKVVNDGSLVVDNTSKSLTLSRISGGGSLTQAGGATTTLTGGAVTYTGTTTVRKGTLALRGGATLARSRGIRLTSTTARLDAGTTGLRVLSSLSGKGTVRGSVTNDGVVTGGLTVSGGYTQSAKGELVLAKSPLKVTGAVRLGGELDLAAAGTNPGRTITVLDHRGGARTTGAFKGLAEGTRLRLADTTYRISYRGGDGNDVVLTAVTAHATAGARPDSTPSAQVAAPRTTSATAEGLGWWPYVLALGLLGGLVVPPTLRIRGRRRGGGRHAVHR from the coding sequence GTGCGCAGCCAAACCCAGAAGACAGCAGCAGCCGTGGGCGCCCTCGTGGCCCTCCTGGCCTCGGCCTCCCCGGCCCGGGCCGCCGGCCCCCGGGACGTCACCGCCGACGTGCTCGCCGGCCGGAACGTCACGCTGACCGGCGACACCGTCGTCACCGTGCCAGCCGGGACGACGACGTACGACGGGGTGTTCAGCGGCCGGGGCACCCTCACCGTGCGTGGCACCGGCACCCTGGTCCTCACCCGGGACAGCGACTTCACCCTGCCCGCGTCCCGGCAGCGGGTGCGGATCCTGGGCGGCAACCACCCGTACGTCACCACCACCGCCGCCGATCCGCCCGCGGTCACGGTCGAACGCGGGGCGACCCTCCAGTACGGCAACGGCGGCACGACCGGCCTGATCGGCCACTTCCCGTACGGCACCCCGGCGTTCCGGCTGAACCAGGACAACATCCGGGTCGACGGCACCCTGCGGCTGTCCCTCAAGAGCGCCTACAACCTGGGCACGGTCAGCGGCTCCGGCCTGATCACCCAGCCGCGCTTCCTGTGGGGCACCTGGGACCTGACGTCCGGTCCGTTCTCCGGGGTGATCGACAACGGTACGCAGGCCAACGCGGGCCGGCCCGAGTACGCGACCTCGCTGCCGAACGTCCGCAAGGTGCTCAACCAGGGCACCTGGACCGTGGACACCCCGCTGGGCGAGACCGTCACCCAGCGGATGGACTTCTACCAGCGCGAGTACGGCAGCGACATCAACGTCCAGTCCCGGCCGGGCGGCAAGGTGATCCTGACGGGCCAGTACAGCTGGTCGGACCGGGGCGGCGACACGAACCCGTCCCTCAGCGACCCCGCCCTGAACTGGACGCCCGCCACCAAGAACGTCAACAAGCGCGGCACCAACATCAAGGGCGCGAACGTCCAGTGGGGCGACGGCACCACCGCCAGGATCTTCATGCCGGGCACCGCGAAGACGGTCTACATCAACCTCCTCGCGGCCCGCTCCCGCTCCCTGCTGACCTTCGACTACGACGGCCCGGTGACGCTGGGCGCGCCGATCGGCGGCGGCCGCTTCCACGACACCCTGTCCGCGCCCGGCGCCGGTGACGTGGTGATCAAGGGGACGAAGGGCAACGACGTCACCTTCGCCGCCGTCCAGTACTACGACGGCTCCACGACCGTCCAGAAGAACGCCGTGCTCCGCCTGGGCAGCGGCCGGCCCGGGGGCGACGGGGGCCTGTACACCGGGGGCGCCCTCTACAAGGTCGTGAACGACGGCTCGCTCGTCGTCGACAACACGAGCAAGTCCCTGACGCTGTCCCGGATCAGCGGCGGCGGTTCGCTCACGCAGGCGGGCGGGGCGACGACGACGTTGACCGGCGGCGCGGTGACGTACACCGGGACGACGACGGTCCGCAAGGGCACGCTCGCGCTGCGCGGCGGAGCAACTCTCGCCCGTAGCAGGGGAATTCGGCTCACTTCTACGACCGCACGGCTGGACGCGGGCACGACGGGTCTACGCGTGCTGTCCTCGCTGTCCGGCAAGGGGACGGTGCGGGGTTCGGTCACCAACGACGGTGTGGTGACGGGCGGTTTGACCGTCTCCGGCGGTTACACGCAGAGCGCGAAGGGCGAACTGGTGCTGGCGAAGAGCCCGTTGAAGGTGACGGGGGCGGTCCGGCTGGGCGGGGAGCTCGATCTGGCGGCGGCCGGCACGAATCCGGGGCGCACCATCACGGTCCTGGACCACCGGGGCGGTGCGAGGACCACGGGCGCCTTCAAGGGACTCGCGGAGGGCACCCGGCTCAGGCTCGCCGACACCACCTACCGGATCAGCTACCGGGGCGGCGACGGCAACGACGTCGTCCTGACGGCCGTCACGGCTCACGCCACGGCGGGTGCCCGCCCCGACAGCACCCCGTCGGCGCAGGTCGCGGCTCCTCGCACGACGAGCGCGACGGCGGAGGGCCTCGGCTGGTGGCCGTACGTCCTGGCCCTGGGCCTGCTGGGCGGCCTGGTGGTCCCACCGACGCTGCGGATACGGGGGAGGCGGCGCGGGGGCGGAAGGCACGCGGTGCACCGCTGA
- a CDS encoding rhamnogalacturonan lyase B N-terminal domain-containing protein: MSEPTVNRPVGRRTFVLGTAAAAGTAALAGPLAPSASAAGFGYTDDGSNCVVDTGANLVFKVSKSNGDLTSLVYKGTEYQGYGGKNSHIESGLGASTVTIKQSGSTILISVAYGTLRHYYAARSGENNVYLWTNRADTSVASTRFILRVKAGLFLNDEPDSYTYAPTTIEASDVFAKSDGQTRSKHYSKLRVIDYNYIGWSANGVGLWIVRSNHEKASGGPFYRSLLRHQSADGGGLYEILHYAQNQTEDERFGLQGPYVIALTDGGAPSSSLFPGTLTTSWADSLGISGYVAAGGRGKVAGVGITGRNTAYPYTVGLANSAAQYWGSARSSDGYFSIGGVLPGTYTLTVYKSELAVYTTSVTVTAGGTTTLNSIAVPSSNDPSNASAIWRINDWTGTPSGFKNADLMTYAHPSDVRAAAWTGNVVIGSGTETSAFPCYLWKDVNSGLLVYFKLTAAQAAAAHTLRIGVTTAYANGRPQVVVNDTWTSAIPSPPTQPSTRSLTNGSYRGNNYTFTYSVPASAWRTDTSQYNTLKINIVSGSGSTAYLSAGTSIDAIDLLS; this comes from the coding sequence ATGTCCGAGCCCACCGTGAACAGACCGGTCGGACGCCGTACCTTCGTCCTCGGCACCGCGGCCGCCGCCGGCACCGCCGCCCTCGCCGGGCCGCTCGCCCCGTCCGCGTCCGCCGCGGGCTTCGGCTACACCGACGACGGCTCGAACTGCGTCGTCGACACCGGAGCGAACCTCGTCTTCAAGGTCAGCAAGTCCAACGGCGACCTGACCTCCCTGGTCTACAAGGGCACCGAATACCAGGGCTACGGCGGCAAGAACTCGCACATCGAGTCCGGCCTCGGCGCCTCGACCGTCACGATCAAGCAGTCCGGCTCGACGATCCTGATCTCGGTCGCGTACGGCACGCTGCGGCACTACTACGCGGCCCGCAGCGGCGAGAACAACGTCTACCTGTGGACCAACCGGGCCGACACCTCGGTCGCCTCCACCCGCTTCATCCTGCGCGTCAAGGCGGGCCTGTTCCTCAACGACGAGCCCGATTCCTACACTTACGCGCCCACCACCATCGAGGCCTCGGACGTGTTCGCCAAGTCCGACGGCCAGACCCGCTCCAAGCACTACTCGAAGCTGCGGGTCATCGACTACAACTACATCGGCTGGAGCGCGAACGGCGTCGGCCTGTGGATCGTCCGCTCCAACCACGAGAAGGCGTCCGGCGGCCCCTTCTACCGCTCCCTGCTGCGCCACCAGAGCGCGGACGGCGGCGGCCTCTACGAGATCCTGCACTACGCCCAGAACCAGACCGAGGACGAGCGCTTCGGCCTCCAGGGCCCGTACGTCATCGCCCTCACGGACGGCGGCGCGCCCTCCTCGTCCCTCTTCCCGGGCACGCTCACCACCTCCTGGGCGGACTCGCTCGGCATCTCCGGTTACGTCGCCGCGGGCGGTCGCGGCAAGGTCGCGGGCGTCGGCATCACCGGGCGGAACACGGCGTACCCGTACACCGTCGGCCTCGCCAACTCGGCCGCGCAGTACTGGGGTTCGGCCCGCTCCTCGGACGGTTACTTCTCGATCGGCGGGGTCCTTCCGGGGACATACACCCTGACCGTCTACAAGAGCGAACTCGCCGTCTACACCACCTCGGTGACGGTCACCGCCGGCGGCACGACCACCCTGAACTCGATCGCCGTCCCGTCCTCGAACGACCCGAGCAACGCGAGCGCGATCTGGCGGATCAACGACTGGACGGGCACGCCGAGCGGGTTCAAGAACGCCGACCTGATGACGTACGCCCATCCGTCCGACGTCCGTGCCGCCGCCTGGACCGGCAACGTGGTGATCGGCAGCGGCACCGAGACCTCCGCCTTCCCCTGCTACCTGTGGAAGGACGTCAACAGCGGTCTGCTGGTGTACTTCAAGCTGACCGCCGCCCAGGCCGCCGCCGCGCACACCCTGCGGATCGGGGTGACGACGGCCTACGCCAACGGTCGGCCGCAGGTCGTCGTCAACGACACCTGGACCTCCGCCATCCCCTCCCCGCCCACCCAGCCGAGCACCCGGTCCCTGACCAACGGGTCCTACCGGGGCAACAACTACACGTTCACCTACAGCGTGCCGGCCAGTGCCTGGCGTACGGACACCAGCCAGTACAACACGCTGAAGATCAACATCGTGAGCGGTTCGGGGTCGACGGCCTATCTCAGCGCGGGCACGTCGATCGACGCGATCGACCTGCTCTCCTGA
- a CDS encoding RICIN domain-containing protein has product MRRAHAVLLALCLALAGALMTAGPAQAAPLTIPNGVQFTDTSGNALHAHGGGVIKVGSYYYWFGEDRNADNTFRYVDAYRSTDLKNWEFRNHVLTQSSASELGTAYIERPKVVYNATTGKFVMWMHKENGTDYSEARAAVAVSSTVDGNYTYQGSFRPLGDNMSRDITTFVDTDGTGYMVSAANENYDLHIYKLTADYTGIASLVANPWPGGHREAPALFKRGNVYFMLTSGATGWSANQQQYATATSLAGPWTSMANVGDSTTYNSQTAYVLPVQGTSGTSYLYLGDRWGNSFGGTVNDSRYVWLPLTFPTSTTMSMSWYPEVTIDAAAGTIGGTSATYNTLVARHSGKCADVANQSLWQGVAISQYTCNGGGNQKWWFKNLGTGYYQLVGRGSSLCLQENATDVTQENCSSSATTQQWSVVTSGSYVNIKARASGECLDVNGASTANSAVIITYTCNGASNQQWTRGT; this is encoded by the coding sequence ATGAGACGTGCTCACGCCGTACTGCTCGCCCTCTGTCTGGCCCTGGCCGGCGCCCTCATGACCGCGGGACCGGCCCAGGCCGCCCCGCTGACGATCCCCAACGGCGTCCAGTTCACGGACACTTCGGGGAACGCCCTGCACGCGCACGGCGGCGGGGTCATCAAGGTCGGCTCGTACTACTACTGGTTCGGCGAGGACCGCAACGCCGACAACACCTTCCGGTACGTGGACGCCTACCGCTCCACCGACCTGAAGAACTGGGAGTTCCGGAACCACGTCCTGACCCAGTCGTCCGCCTCCGAGCTGGGCACCGCCTACATCGAGCGGCCCAAGGTGGTCTACAACGCGACCACCGGCAAGTTCGTGATGTGGATGCACAAGGAGAACGGCACCGACTACAGCGAGGCCCGCGCCGCCGTCGCCGTGTCGTCCACGGTCGACGGCAACTACACCTACCAGGGCAGCTTCCGCCCGCTCGGCGACAACATGTCCCGTGACATCACGACGTTCGTCGACACCGACGGCACCGGCTACATGGTCTCGGCCGCCAACGAGAACTACGACCTGCACATCTACAAGCTGACCGCCGACTACACCGGCATCGCCTCCCTGGTCGCCAACCCCTGGCCGGGCGGCCACCGCGAGGCCCCGGCCCTGTTCAAGCGCGGCAACGTCTACTTCATGCTGACCTCGGGCGCGACCGGCTGGAGCGCCAACCAGCAGCAGTACGCCACGGCCACCTCCCTCGCCGGGCCCTGGACCTCGATGGCCAACGTCGGCGACTCCACGACGTACAACTCGCAGACCGCGTACGTCCTTCCGGTGCAGGGGACCTCGGGCACCTCGTACCTCTACCTGGGCGACCGCTGGGGCAACTCCTTCGGCGGCACCGTCAACGACTCCCGGTACGTGTGGCTGCCGCTCACCTTCCCGACCTCCACCACGATGTCCATGTCCTGGTACCCCGAGGTCACCATCGACGCGGCCGCCGGGACGATCGGCGGCACCAGCGCCACGTACAACACGCTCGTCGCCCGGCACAGCGGCAAGTGCGCGGACGTGGCCAACCAGTCGCTGTGGCAGGGCGTCGCGATCAGCCAGTACACGTGCAACGGCGGCGGCAACCAGAAGTGGTGGTTCAAGAACCTCGGCACCGGCTACTACCAGCTGGTCGGCCGCGGCAGCTCACTGTGCCTCCAGGAGAACGCCACCGACGTGACCCAGGAGAACTGCTCGTCGAGTGCCACCACCCAGCAGTGGTCCGTGGTCACCTCGGGCTCGTACGTGAACATCAAGGCCCGCGCCAGCGGTGAGTGCCTGGACGTGAACGGCGCGTCCACCGCCAACTCCGCCGTGATCATCACGTACACGTGCAACGGAGCGAGCAACCAGCAGTGGACGCGCGGGACCTGA
- a CDS encoding glycoside hydrolase family 43 protein, protein MSRAPDAPDRRLLLKGALAAGALAATPTAAEAVPRPQKAAPFVNPLVRNRADPYIHRHSDGFYYFTATAPEYDRIILRRSRTLNGLATAAESVIWTKHPTGVMGAHIWAPEIHRIGGKWYIYFASAPAESVWDIRIWVLENANPNPFKGTWEEKGQVRTAWETFSLDATTFTHRGTRYLAWAQHEPGLDNNTGLFLSRMANPWTLTGPQIRLSTPEYDWECVGYKVNEGPSVIARHGRVFMSYSASATDWHYCMGLLTADADADLMKPASWSKSPTPVFTSNDTTRQYGPGHNCFTVAEDGRSDVLVYHARQYKEIVGDPLNDPNRHTRVQKLGWHADGTPNFGIPVADTATDTEVAS, encoded by the coding sequence ATGAGCCGCGCCCCCGACGCCCCCGACCGACGACTGCTGCTGAAGGGTGCCCTGGCCGCGGGCGCCCTGGCCGCGACCCCCACAGCCGCCGAGGCCGTTCCCCGCCCGCAGAAGGCCGCTCCCTTCGTGAACCCGCTCGTCCGCAACCGCGCGGACCCGTACATCCACCGCCACTCCGACGGCTTCTACTACTTCACGGCCACCGCCCCCGAGTACGACCGCATCATCCTGCGCCGCTCACGCACGCTGAACGGGCTCGCGACAGCCGCCGAGTCCGTCATCTGGACCAAGCACCCCACCGGTGTCATGGGCGCCCACATCTGGGCACCGGAGATCCACCGCATCGGCGGCAAGTGGTACATCTACTTCGCCTCCGCGCCCGCCGAGAGCGTCTGGGACATCCGCATCTGGGTCCTGGAGAACGCCAACCCCAATCCCTTCAAGGGGACCTGGGAGGAGAAGGGTCAGGTCAGGACCGCCTGGGAGACCTTCTCCCTGGACGCGACCACCTTCACCCACCGTGGCACCCGCTACCTCGCCTGGGCCCAGCACGAACCCGGCCTGGACAACAACACCGGCCTCTTCCTGTCGAGGATGGCGAACCCCTGGACCCTGACGGGCCCTCAGATCAGGCTGTCGACCCCGGAGTACGACTGGGAGTGCGTCGGCTACAAGGTCAACGAAGGCCCCTCGGTCATCGCCCGCCACGGCCGCGTCTTCATGTCCTACTCGGCCAGCGCCACCGACTGGCACTACTGCATGGGCCTGCTGACGGCAGACGCGGACGCCGACCTCATGAAGCCGGCGAGCTGGTCCAAGTCGCCGACCCCCGTGTTCACCAGCAACGACACCACCAGGCAGTACGGCCCCGGCCACAACTGCTTCACCGTCGCCGAGGACGGCCGCAGTGACGTCCTCGTCTACCACGCCCGCCAGTACAAGGAGATCGTCGGCGACCCGCTGAACGACCCCAACCGCCACACCCGTGTCCAGAAGCTCGGCTGGCACGCGGACGGCACCCCGAACTTCGGCATACCGGTGGCGGACACCGCCACGGACACGGAGGTTGCGTCATGA